A single Ammospiza caudacuta isolate bAmmCau1 chromosome 14, bAmmCau1.pri, whole genome shotgun sequence DNA region contains:
- the RBMX gene encoding RNA-binding motif protein, X chromosome isoform X1 yields MVEADRPGKLFIGGLNTETNEKALEAVFGKYGRIVEVLLMKDRETNKSRGFAFVTFESPADAKDAARDMNGKSLDGKAIKVEQATKPSFESGGRRGPPPPPRSRGPPRGLRGARGGSGARGPPSRGSHLGSSRGPLPMKRGPPPRSGGPPPKRSAPSGPVRSSSMGGRAPVSRGRDGYGGPPRREPMPSRRDVYMSPRDDGYSTKDGYSSRDYPSSRDTRDYAPPPRDYAYRDYGHSSSRDEYPSRGYSLSSYSDRDGYGGGRDRDYSDHPSGGSYRDSYESYGNSRSAPPARGPPPSYGGSSRYDDYGSTRDGYGSRESYSSSRSDVYSSGRDRVGRQDRGLPPSMERGYPPPRDSYSSSSRGAPRGGGRGGSRSDRGGGRSRY; encoded by the exons ATGGTTGAAGCAGATCGTCCTGGGAAGCTGTTCATTGGGGGCCTGAACACAGAGACTAATGAAAAAGCCCTTGAGGCTGTATTCGGCAAATATGGACGCATTGTTGAAG TCCTTTTGATGAAAGATCGGGAAACAAACAAGTCCAGAGGATTTGCATTCGTCACGTTTGAGAGTCCAGCAGATGCAAAAGATGCTGCCAGAGATATGAATGGAAAG TCATTAGATGGGAAGGCAATTAAAGTGGAACAAGCAACCAAGCCATCCTTTGAAAGTGGTGGTAGGCGTGGGCCACCACCCCCTCCCCGAAGCAGAGGTCCTCCCAGGGGCCTTAGAGGCGCAAGAGGCGGAAGTGGCGCGAGAGGACCACCTTCAAGAGGGAGTCACTTGG GGTCTTCTCGAGGGCCACTTCCCATGAAGAGGGGTCCACCTCCACGAAGTGGAGGCCCTCCACCTAAAAGATCTGCGCCTTCAGGACCAGTGCGTAGCAGTAGCATGGGAGGAAGAG CTCCTGTGTCACGTGGAAGAGATGGTTACGGTGGTCCTCCACGCAGAGAGCCAATGCCATCACGGAGAGATGTGTACATGTCTCCAAGGGATGATGGCTACAGTACTAAAGATGG TTATTCAAGCAGAGATTATCCCAGTTCAAGGGATACCCGGGACTACGCACCACCTCCACGAGACTACGCATATCGTGATTATGGTCATTCCAGTTCACGTGATGAATACCCCTCCAGGGGATATAG TCTTTCCTCCTATAGCGATCGTGATGGATATGGTGGTGGACGTGACAGAGACTACTCGGATCATCCAAGTGGAGGCTCCTACAGAGATTCATATGAGAGTTACG GTAACTCACGTAGTGCTCCACCTGCTCGAGGGCCCCCGCCATCATATGGTGGAAGCAGTCGCTATGATGATTACGGCAGCACACGAGATGGATATGGAAGCAGAGAAAGTTACTCAAGCAGCAGAAGTGATGTCTACTCAAGTGGCCGTGATCGTGTCGGAAGACAAGACAGGGGTCTTCCCCCATCCATGGAAAGGGGCTATCCACCTCCTCGGGATTCTTACAGTAGTTCAAGCCGCGGGGCGCCCAGAGGTGGTGGCCGTGGTGGAAGCAGATCCGATAGAGGTGGAGGCAGAAGCAGATACTAA
- the RBMX gene encoding RNA-binding motif protein, X chromosome isoform X2, with translation MVEADRPGKLFIGGLNTETNEKALEAVFGKYGRIVEVLLMKDRETNKSRGFAFVTFESPADAKDAARDMNGKSLDGKAIKVEQATKPSFESGGRRGPPPPPRSRGPPRGLRGARGGSGARGPPSRGSHLGSSRGPLPMKRGPPPRSGGPPPKRSAPSGPVRSSSMGGRAPVSRGRDGYGGPPRREPMPSRRDVYMSPRDDGYSTKDGYSSRDYPSSRDTRDYAPPPRDYAYRDYGHSSSRDEYPSRGYSDRDGYGGGRDRDYSDHPSGGSYRDSYESYGNSRSAPPARGPPPSYGGSSRYDDYGSTRDGYGSRESYSSSRSDVYSSGRDRVGRQDRGLPPSMERGYPPPRDSYSSSSRGAPRGGGRGGSRSDRGGGRSRY, from the exons ATGGTTGAAGCAGATCGTCCTGGGAAGCTGTTCATTGGGGGCCTGAACACAGAGACTAATGAAAAAGCCCTTGAGGCTGTATTCGGCAAATATGGACGCATTGTTGAAG TCCTTTTGATGAAAGATCGGGAAACAAACAAGTCCAGAGGATTTGCATTCGTCACGTTTGAGAGTCCAGCAGATGCAAAAGATGCTGCCAGAGATATGAATGGAAAG TCATTAGATGGGAAGGCAATTAAAGTGGAACAAGCAACCAAGCCATCCTTTGAAAGTGGTGGTAGGCGTGGGCCACCACCCCCTCCCCGAAGCAGAGGTCCTCCCAGGGGCCTTAGAGGCGCAAGAGGCGGAAGTGGCGCGAGAGGACCACCTTCAAGAGGGAGTCACTTGG GGTCTTCTCGAGGGCCACTTCCCATGAAGAGGGGTCCACCTCCACGAAGTGGAGGCCCTCCACCTAAAAGATCTGCGCCTTCAGGACCAGTGCGTAGCAGTAGCATGGGAGGAAGAG CTCCTGTGTCACGTGGAAGAGATGGTTACGGTGGTCCTCCACGCAGAGAGCCAATGCCATCACGGAGAGATGTGTACATGTCTCCAAGGGATGATGGCTACAGTACTAAAGATGG TTATTCAAGCAGAGATTATCCCAGTTCAAGGGATACCCGGGACTACGCACCACCTCCACGAGACTACGCATATCGTGATTATGGTCATTCCAGTTCACGTGATGAATACCCCTCCAGGGGATATAG CGATCGTGATGGATATGGTGGTGGACGTGACAGAGACTACTCGGATCATCCAAGTGGAGGCTCCTACAGAGATTCATATGAGAGTTACG GTAACTCACGTAGTGCTCCACCTGCTCGAGGGCCCCCGCCATCATATGGTGGAAGCAGTCGCTATGATGATTACGGCAGCACACGAGATGGATATGGAAGCAGAGAAAGTTACTCAAGCAGCAGAAGTGATGTCTACTCAAGTGGCCGTGATCGTGTCGGAAGACAAGACAGGGGTCTTCCCCCATCCATGGAAAGGGGCTATCCACCTCCTCGGGATTCTTACAGTAGTTCAAGCCGCGGGGCGCCCAGAGGTGGTGGCCGTGGTGGAAGCAGATCCGATAGAGGTGGAGGCAGAAGCAGATACTAA